A section of the Pseudomonas sp. Q1-7 genome encodes:
- a CDS encoding substrate-binding periplasmic protein, with protein MRVFLLAFCLLFHGLATAEEVRLTNGEWAPYLGASLPHQGVASRIVEEAFALEGVQVHWEFYPWARSMYLAERGERAGTAVWLRSPERERTFYISDPVIESTYYLFHRKDRPLDWRQVADLKGLRLGGAIGYDYGTAFQRAELGGQIQVKRLSNEEQGMRMVLAGRLDAFPMDKVVAFSLLNDRFSSAERARLSFHPLPLRSDGLHLMLSREVPGNAELIVRFNKGLARLRESGKVAQYLLEVQQPLSLAP; from the coding sequence ATGCGCGTTTTCCTGCTCGCTTTCTGCCTCTTATTCCACGGGCTCGCCACCGCGGAAGAGGTGCGCCTGACCAACGGCGAATGGGCACCCTATCTGGGTGCCAGCCTGCCCCACCAGGGCGTGGCGTCGCGCATAGTCGAGGAAGCCTTCGCCCTGGAAGGCGTCCAGGTGCACTGGGAGTTCTACCCCTGGGCCCGTTCGATGTACCTGGCCGAACGCGGCGAACGCGCCGGCACCGCCGTCTGGCTACGCAGTCCGGAACGGGAAAGGACCTTCTACATCAGCGACCCGGTGATCGAGAGCACCTACTACCTGTTCCACCGCAAGGACCGTCCCCTGGACTGGCGGCAGGTTGCCGACCTCAAGGGTCTGCGCCTGGGCGGCGCCATCGGCTACGACTACGGCACGGCCTTCCAGCGGGCCGAGCTGGGCGGGCAAATCCAGGTCAAGCGCCTGAGCAACGAGGAACAGGGAATGCGAATGGTCCTGGCAGGCCGGCTGGATGCCTTCCCGATGGACAAGGTGGTTGCCTTCTCCCTGCTCAACGACCGCTTCAGCTCCGCCGAACGTGCGCGCTTGAGTTTCCACCCACTCCCGCTGCGCAGCGACGGCCTGCACCTGATGCTTTCCCGCGAGGTACCCGGCAATGCCGAGCTGATTGTGCGCTTCAACAAAGGCCTGGCCCGGCTGCGGGAAAGCGGCAAGGTCGCCCAGTACCTGCTGGAAGTGCAGCAGCCGCTATCCCTGGCGCCGTAG
- a CDS encoding protein YgfX: MSSPSDVFECHWRPSRRLLVLYLILSLLAALALSFAGIPLWARFAGFSALAIHAAWCLPRQILLNSPWAFTGLRLDGDGWQLWRSADGWRPVQLRPDSLALPQAVILRFRLSGEWWARGLCIPADALDREQHRRLRVRLGFSRRRWAAPE, translated from the coding sequence GTGTCCAGCCCAAGTGATGTCTTCGAATGCCACTGGCGCCCGTCGCGGCGCCTGTTGGTCCTCTACCTGATCCTGTCGCTATTGGCCGCCCTGGCCCTGTCGTTCGCCGGGATTCCCCTCTGGGCGCGCTTCGCCGGCTTCTCCGCCCTCGCGATTCATGCAGCCTGGTGTCTGCCCCGGCAGATTCTCCTGAACTCCCCCTGGGCCTTTACCGGTTTGCGCCTGGATGGCGACGGCTGGCAGCTCTGGCGTTCGGCCGACGGCTGGCGGCCGGTGCAGCTGCGGCCGGACAGTCTGGCGCTGCCGCAAGCGGTGATCCTGCGCTTCCGCCTGTCGGGCGAGTGGTGGGCGAGGGGGCTGTGCATTCCGGCGGATGCCCTCGATCGCGAGCAGCACCGCCGGTTGCGGGTCAGGCTGGGGTTCAGTCGCCGTAGGTGGGCGGCACCAGAATAG
- a CDS encoding tripartite tricarboxylate transporter permease: METLNFLAQGFDVALRPINLLVALFGAFIGTVVGLLPGLGPINGVAILLPLAFALGLPPETALILLAAVYLGCEYGGRISAILLNVPGDAAAIMTTLDGYPLARQGKAGIALSLSAMSSFIGSTIATMGVVLFAPILANWAVAFGPAEYFVLMVFAIACLGGMVGDKPVKTLLSALIGLGLATVGVDATTGVYRFTFDSIGLSDGIQFVIVVIGLFSVSEMLLMLEHTTTGQKAVKTSGRMLFNLKEFASTWWTSVRSALAGFVIGVLPGAGATIASAITYMSEKRMAGASGRFGEGDLRGLAAPEAANNASACGSLIPMLTLGVPGSGTTAVMIGALTLYNITPGPLLFEQQPDVVWGLIASLFIGNVILLVMNIPLVGLFSRMLSVPTWVLVPAITVVSVVGVYAVHSTTFDLVLMAALGVFGYLLRKMDFPLSSLILGFVLGELMESNLRRALSITNGDLGILWSSPITIALWVLTAVMLALPGIRWLRARRSKAKLAHA, from the coding sequence ATGGAAACCCTGAACTTCCTGGCCCAGGGCTTCGACGTCGCCCTGCGCCCGATCAACCTTCTGGTGGCGCTGTTCGGCGCCTTCATCGGCACCGTCGTCGGCCTGCTGCCGGGCCTGGGCCCGATCAACGGCGTGGCGATCCTGCTGCCGCTGGCCTTCGCCCTTGGCCTGCCGCCGGAAACCGCGCTGATCCTGCTGGCCGCCGTGTACCTGGGCTGCGAGTACGGCGGACGCATCTCCGCCATCCTGCTCAACGTGCCAGGCGACGCCGCCGCCATCATGACCACCCTCGACGGCTACCCGCTGGCGCGCCAGGGCAAGGCGGGCATCGCCCTGTCGCTGTCGGCCATGAGTTCCTTCATCGGCAGCACCATCGCCACCATGGGCGTGGTGCTGTTCGCGCCGATCCTGGCCAACTGGGCGGTGGCCTTCGGACCGGCGGAGTACTTCGTGCTGATGGTCTTCGCCATCGCCTGCCTGGGCGGCATGGTCGGCGACAAGCCGGTCAAGACGCTGCTTTCGGCGCTGATCGGCCTGGGCCTGGCAACGGTCGGCGTTGACGCCACCACCGGTGTCTACCGCTTTACCTTCGACAGCATCGGCCTCTCCGACGGCATCCAGTTCGTCATTGTGGTCATCGGCCTGTTCAGCGTCAGCGAGATGCTGCTGATGCTCGAACACACCACCACCGGCCAGAAGGCGGTGAAGACCAGCGGACGCATGCTGTTCAACCTCAAGGAATTCGCCTCCACCTGGTGGACCAGCGTGCGCAGCGCCCTGGCCGGCTTCGTCATCGGCGTGCTGCCGGGCGCCGGCGCCACCATCGCCAGCGCCATCACCTACATGAGTGAAAAGCGCATGGCCGGTGCCTCCGGCCGCTTCGGCGAGGGCGACCTGCGCGGCCTGGCGGCGCCGGAGGCGGCCAACAACGCCTCGGCCTGCGGTTCGCTGATCCCCATGCTGACCCTCGGCGTACCGGGCTCCGGCACCACCGCGGTGATGATCGGCGCCCTGACGCTGTACAACATCACCCCCGGCCCGCTGCTGTTCGAGCAGCAGCCCGACGTGGTCTGGGGCCTGATCGCCTCGCTGTTCATCGGCAACGTCATCCTGCTGGTGATGAACATCCCGCTGGTGGGCCTGTTCTCGCGCATGCTCAGCGTACCGACCTGGGTCCTGGTGCCGGCCATCACCGTGGTCAGCGTGGTGGGCGTGTATGCCGTGCACAGCACCACCTTCGACCTGGTGCTGATGGCCGCCCTCGGCGTCTTCGGCTACCTGCTGCGCAAGATGGACTTCCCGCTGTCCTCGCTTATCCTCGGTTTCGTCCTCGGCGAGCTGATGGAGTCCAACCTGCGTCGCGCCCTGTCCATCACCAACGGCGATCTCGGCATTCTCTGGAGCAGCCCGATCACCATCGCCCTCTGGGTACTCACCGCCGTGATGCTGGCCCTGCCGGGCATCCGCTGGCTGCGTGCACGCCGGAGCAAGGCGAAGCTCGCCCATGCCTAG
- a CDS encoding OprD family porin yields MLTAARQALPPVRTLSLAIAGCTLATQAQAEFFKDSSATLEARNIYLNRDFHDGSGQSKREEWAQGFILNIESGFTEGTVGVGLDALGMLGIKLDSGPGRSGTDLLPVQDDGGTPDEYSKLGLTAKLRASQSELRLGTHIPELPVVKASDSRILPQVFEGGLLTSKEISNLTFTGGRLSEVKDRASTNSEDLAINNKNKRFAAAATGDHFDLAGADYAFSKHYTGRYYFAELDEVYRQHFFGLLASHPLGAGTLSADLRYAVSDDSGRAEAGKVDNRALNGMLSYGQGSHKVGLGYQRMSGDTGYAYIDGSDPFLVNFVQINDFANADQRSWQARYDLDFAALGVPGLSFMTRYITSDNAQVTGSPEEGRERERDVEFKYVVPSGSLKNLTFRARHAGFRSTFARDADELRLIVSYALPIW; encoded by the coding sequence ATGCTCACTGCCGCACGGCAGGCGCTTCCGCCTGTTCGCACCCTCAGCCTGGCCATCGCCGGCTGCACCCTGGCCACCCAGGCCCAGGCCGAGTTCTTCAAGGACAGTTCGGCCACCCTCGAAGCCCGCAACATCTACCTGAACCGCGACTTCCACGACGGCAGCGGCCAGTCCAAGCGCGAGGAATGGGCGCAAGGCTTCATCCTCAATATCGAATCCGGGTTCACCGAAGGCACCGTCGGCGTCGGCCTCGATGCCCTCGGCATGCTCGGCATCAAGCTCGACTCCGGTCCCGGCCGCAGCGGCACCGACCTGCTGCCGGTGCAGGACGACGGCGGCACGCCGGACGAATACAGCAAACTGGGCCTGACCGCCAAACTGCGCGCCTCGCAGAGCGAGCTGCGCCTCGGCACCCACATTCCCGAACTGCCGGTGGTGAAGGCCAGCGACAGCCGCATCCTGCCCCAGGTGTTCGAAGGCGGCCTGCTCACCTCGAAGGAAATCAGCAACCTGACCTTCACCGGCGGACGCCTCTCGGAGGTCAAGGACCGCGCCTCCACCAACTCCGAAGACCTGGCCATCAACAACAAGAACAAGCGTTTCGCCGCTGCCGCCACGGGCGATCACTTCGACCTGGCCGGCGCCGACTATGCCTTCAGCAAGCACTACACCGGCCGCTACTACTTCGCCGAACTGGACGAGGTCTACCGCCAGCATTTCTTCGGCCTGCTGGCCAGCCACCCGCTTGGCGCCGGCACCCTGAGCGCGGACCTGCGCTACGCGGTGAGCGACGACAGCGGCCGCGCCGAAGCCGGCAAGGTGGACAACCGCGCGCTGAACGGCATGCTCAGCTACGGCCAGGGCAGCCACAAGGTCGGTCTGGGCTACCAGCGCATGAGCGGCGACACCGGCTACGCCTACATCGATGGCAGCGACCCCTTCCTGGTCAACTTCGTGCAGATCAACGACTTCGCCAACGCCGACCAGCGTTCCTGGCAGGCCCGCTACGACCTGGACTTCGCCGCCCTGGGCGTGCCCGGCCTGAGCTTCATGACCCGCTACATCACCAGCGACAACGCCCAGGTCACCGGCAGCCCCGAGGAAGGCCGCGAGAGGGAGCGCGACGTCGAGTTCAAGTACGTGGTGCCCAGCGGCAGCCTGAAGAACCTGACCTTCCGAGCCCGCCACGCCGGATTCCGTTCCACCTTCGCCCGCGATGCGGACGAACTTCGCCTGATCGTCAGTTATGCACTGCCGATCTGGTGA
- a CDS encoding sensor histidine kinase, which produces MREAGSLRGRLLRRLALMLGGLLLIASLSAYWNAREAADTAYDRTLLASARAIADGLYENDGRLKADVPYVALDVFAYDSAGRIFYQVIDPDGKLVSGYEHLPPPPSGTRRTDDYPALARFYDAEYEGVGVRVVSLMQPVSEPRLNGIAEIRVAETESARERLARGLLVDSLWRLALLVVAALLLVWLAVSAALRPLNKLRLAVEERQADDLRPLPEVAVQRELRPLVDALNQFTERLRGLFQRQADFIADASHELRTPLAALKARVELGLREQDPAIWRSTLEVAAQNTDRLTHLANQLLSLARIESGARAIAEGGAERIELGQIARELGMALAPLAHARGIALALEAEDQAWVMGEPTLLNELLCNLVDNALAHTPKGGNVILRVRAPAVLEVEDDGSGIPPEERDKVFQRFYRRNAQSGGAGLGLAIVGEICRAHQAEISLHDGDAGGLKVRVRFPAA; this is translated from the coding sequence ATGCGTGAAGCCGGTAGCCTGCGCGGGCGATTGTTGCGCCGCCTGGCGCTGATGCTTGGCGGCCTGCTGCTGATTGCCAGCCTGAGTGCTTACTGGAATGCCCGCGAGGCCGCCGATACCGCCTATGACCGCACCCTGCTGGCTTCGGCGCGGGCCATCGCCGACGGCCTCTACGAAAATGACGGGCGCCTGAAGGCGGACGTGCCCTATGTGGCCCTGGATGTCTTCGCCTACGACAGCGCCGGGCGCATCTTCTACCAGGTGATCGACCCCGACGGGAAACTGGTTTCCGGCTACGAGCACCTGCCACCGCCGCCGTCGGGCACCCGACGCACCGACGACTATCCGGCCCTGGCGCGTTTCTACGATGCCGAGTACGAGGGTGTCGGGGTGCGCGTGGTGAGCCTGATGCAGCCAGTGAGCGAGCCGCGCCTGAACGGCATCGCGGAAATCCGCGTGGCGGAGACCGAAAGCGCCCGCGAACGACTGGCCCGGGGCCTGCTGGTGGACAGCCTGTGGCGCCTGGCGCTGCTGGTGGTGGCGGCACTATTGCTGGTGTGGTTGGCGGTGAGCGCGGCGTTGCGGCCCCTGAACAAGCTGCGCCTGGCGGTGGAGGAACGCCAGGCCGACGATCTGCGGCCCTTGCCCGAGGTGGCGGTGCAGCGTGAGCTGCGGCCCCTGGTGGATGCCCTCAACCAGTTCACCGAGCGCTTGCGCGGGCTGTTCCAGCGCCAGGCGGACTTCATTGCCGACGCCTCCCACGAGTTGCGCACGCCCCTGGCCGCCCTCAAGGCGCGGGTGGAACTGGGGCTGCGCGAGCAGGACCCGGCGATCTGGCGCTCGACCCTGGAGGTGGCGGCGCAGAACACCGATCGCCTGACCCATCTGGCCAACCAGTTGCTGTCCCTGGCGCGCATCGAGAGCGGTGCGCGGGCCATCGCCGAAGGCGGCGCCGAACGTATCGAACTGGGCCAGATTGCCCGCGAGCTGGGCATGGCCCTGGCGCCGCTGGCCCACGCCCGCGGCATCGCCCTGGCCCTGGAGGCGGAGGACCAGGCCTGGGTGATGGGCGAGCCGACCTTGCTCAACGAGCTGCTCTGCAACCTGGTGGACAACGCCCTGGCCCACACGCCCAAGGGCGGCAACGTGATCCTGCGGGTACGTGCGCCGGCGGTGCTGGAAGTGGAAGACGACGGCAGCGGCATCCCGCCCGAGGAGCGCGACAAGGTGTTCCAGCGCTTCTATCGGCGCAACGCGCAGAGCGGCGGGGCTGGACTGGGCCTGGCCATCGTCGGCGAGATCTGCCGCGCTCACCAGGCGGAGATCAGCCTGCATGACGGCGATGCGGGTGGCTTGAAGGTGCGGGTGCGTTTCCCGGCGGCGTGA
- the ygfZ gene encoding CAF17-like 4Fe-4S cluster assembly/insertion protein YgfZ: MAHSAFFCLLTHEGLLAVRGVDAAKFLQGQVTCNLNYLDQSTSSLGARCTPKGRMISSFRILAQGDGFLLALSSDLLEAQLNDLKKYAVFSKSTLIDESADWARFGLSQGDGALLALGLDLPQAADSVARDGNLIAIRLPDGRAELWAPSAEAASLEARLAAHLPRAELQAWLLAQVRAGIGQVFGSTRELFIPQMINLQALGGVSFKKGCYTGQEIVARMQYLGKLKRRLYRLELAAGEAPLPGVELFSPVHQSSVGEVVLAAPAAEGCELLAVLQEDAVNDGRLYLGAADGPALDLLDLPYTLDADREIQR; the protein is encoded by the coding sequence ATGGCCCACTCCGCATTCTTCTGCCTGCTCACTCACGAAGGCCTGCTCGCCGTCCGCGGCGTGGATGCCGCGAAGTTCCTACAGGGCCAGGTGACCTGCAACCTCAACTACCTGGACCAGTCCACCAGCAGCCTGGGCGCCCGTTGCACGCCCAAGGGCCGGATGATTTCCAGTTTCCGCATCCTGGCCCAGGGCGACGGCTTCCTGCTGGCGCTGTCCAGCGACCTGCTGGAAGCGCAGTTGAACGACCTGAAGAAGTACGCCGTCTTCTCCAAGTCCACCCTGATCGACGAAAGCGCCGACTGGGCACGCTTCGGCCTCAGCCAGGGCGACGGCGCCCTCCTCGCCCTCGGCCTGGACCTTCCCCAAGCCGCCGACAGCGTCGCCCGCGACGGCAACCTGATCGCCATCCGTCTGCCCGACGGCCGCGCCGAACTCTGGGCGCCCAGTGCCGAAGCCGCCAGCCTGGAAGCCCGCCTGGCCGCGCACCTGCCTCGCGCAGAACTGCAAGCCTGGCTGCTGGCCCAGGTGCGCGCCGGCATCGGCCAGGTCTTCGGCAGCACCCGCGAGCTGTTCATCCCGCAGATGATCAACCTCCAGGCCCTGGGCGGCGTCAGCTTCAAGAAAGGTTGCTACACCGGCCAGGAAATCGTTGCCCGCATGCAGTACCTGGGCAAGCTCAAGCGCCGCCTCTACCGCCTTGAGCTGGCCGCCGGCGAAGCGCCCCTTCCCGGTGTCGAACTGTTTTCGCCGGTGCACCAGAGCTCGGTAGGCGAAGTGGTGCTGGCAGCCCCGGCGGCCGAGGGTTGCGAGCTGCTCGCCGTGCTACAGGAGGATGCCGTGAACGATGGCCGCCTCTACCTGGGTGCCGCCGACGGCCCGGCGCTCGACCTGCTGGATCTGCCCTATACCCTGGACGCCGACCGCGAAATCCAACGCTAG
- a CDS encoding tripartite tricarboxylate transporter TctB family protein, giving the protein MYVRIFAAVWLLVCALLAVVAWGFQAPFSYDPVGPRAYPLLLLFLMAVAALWLIYKPGDAEHLPISWPLARKVALFIAGLFAYALLFEPLGFVLSTALAGFGLGLLFNGRPLPSLVSGVLMGALLYGLFDYLLDVPLPLGLLGILEN; this is encoded by the coding sequence ATGTACGTACGAATCTTTGCTGCGGTCTGGCTGCTCGTCTGCGCCCTGCTCGCCGTGGTCGCCTGGGGCTTCCAGGCGCCCTTCAGCTACGACCCGGTGGGCCCGCGCGCCTACCCCCTGCTGCTGCTGTTCCTGATGGCCGTGGCCGCCCTCTGGCTGATCTACAAGCCGGGGGATGCCGAGCACCTGCCGATTTCCTGGCCCCTGGCGCGCAAGGTCGCGCTCTTCATCGCCGGCCTGTTCGCCTATGCCCTGCTGTTCGAGCCCCTGGGCTTCGTCCTCAGCACCGCCCTGGCGGGGTTCGGCCTGGGCCTCCTGTTCAACGGCCGCCCGCTGCCGAGCCTGGTCAGCGGCGTGCTGATGGGTGCGCTGCTCTACGGCCTGTTCGACTACCTGCTGGACGTCCCGCTGCCCCTCGGCCTGCTGGGCATCCTGGAGAACTGA
- a CDS encoding FAD assembly factor SdhE, with translation MADAIELNRLFWHSRRGMLELDVLLVPFVQEVYSSLDAEDQARYRKLLECEDQDLFGWFMQRGEPEDADLRRMVRMILDRVQPK, from the coding sequence ATGGCCGACGCAATTGAACTGAACCGACTCTTCTGGCACAGCCGTCGCGGCATGCTCGAACTGGACGTGCTCCTGGTGCCCTTCGTGCAGGAGGTTTATTCGAGCCTCGACGCCGAGGACCAGGCCCGCTACCGCAAGCTTCTGGAGTGCGAGGACCAGGATCTGTTCGGCTGGTTCATGCAGCGTGGCGAGCCGGAGGATGCGGACCTGCGCCGCATGGTTCGGATGATCCTGGACCGTGTCCAGCCCAAGTGA
- a CDS encoding tripartite tricarboxylate transporter substrate binding protein, whose translation MKTALSRIALITSGLLLSTQLLAEPKRPECIAPAKPGGGFDLTCKLAQSGLKDGGLLKAPMRVTYMPGGVGAVAYNAVVAQRPKDAGTITAFSSGSLLNLAQGKFGRYDENAVRWLAGIGTDYGAISVRADSPYQTLDDLVDAVKKDPAAIVFGAGATIGGQDWMQTALIARAAGIDPQKLRYVAFEGGGETLTAMLGGHVQVTSSGLGEVTPQLAAGKIRVLAVLSEQRLPGKLADLPTAKEQGYDITWPVIRGFYMGPEVSDEDFNWWKQQFDTLLASEDFSKLREQRDLFPLSLTGDQLKSYVLDQVKQYKLLAGEFGLAQ comes from the coding sequence ATGAAAACCGCCCTCTCCCGCATCGCCCTGATTACCTCCGGCCTGCTGCTCTCGACTCAATTGCTGGCCGAACCCAAGCGCCCCGAGTGCATCGCCCCGGCCAAGCCCGGCGGCGGCTTCGACCTCACCTGCAAGCTGGCCCAGAGCGGTCTGAAGGACGGCGGCCTGCTGAAGGCGCCGATGCGCGTCACCTACATGCCGGGCGGCGTCGGCGCCGTGGCCTATAACGCCGTGGTGGCCCAGCGGCCGAAGGACGCCGGCACCATCACCGCCTTCTCCTCGGGCTCCCTGCTCAACCTGGCCCAGGGCAAGTTCGGCCGCTATGACGAGAACGCCGTGCGCTGGCTGGCCGGCATCGGCACCGACTACGGCGCCATCTCGGTGCGCGCCGACTCCCCCTACCAGACCCTCGACGACCTGGTGGACGCAGTGAAGAAGGACCCGGCCGCCATCGTCTTCGGCGCCGGCGCCACCATCGGCGGTCAGGACTGGATGCAGACCGCGCTGATCGCCCGCGCCGCCGGCATCGACCCGCAGAAGCTGCGCTACGTGGCCTTCGAAGGCGGCGGCGAAACCCTCACCGCAATGCTCGGCGGCCACGTGCAGGTCACCAGCAGCGGCCTGGGCGAAGTCACCCCGCAGCTCGCCGCCGGCAAGATCCGCGTCCTCGCGGTGCTGTCCGAGCAGCGCCTGCCGGGCAAGCTGGCCGATCTCCCCACGGCCAAGGAGCAGGGCTACGACATCACTTGGCCGGTGATCCGCGGCTTCTACATGGGCCCGGAAGTCAGCGACGAGGACTTCAACTGGTGGAAGCAGCAGTTCGACACCCTGCTGGCCAGCGAGGACTTCTCCAAGCTGCGCGAACAGCGTGACCTGTTCCCCCTGAGCCTCACCGGCGACCAGTTGAAGAGCTACGTCCTCGACCAGGTGAAGCAGTACAAGCTGCTCGCCGGCGAATTCGGCCTGGCGCAGTAA
- a CDS encoding response regulator — MRILLVEDHPQLAESVAQVLKSAGWTVDVLHDGVAADLALASEDYALAVLDVGLPRLDGFEVLARLRGRGKTLPVLMLTARGEVKDRVHGLNLGADDYLAKPFELTELEARVKALLRRSVLGGEQQQRCGALVYDLGTRRFSLDGDILSLTSREQSVLEALIARPGRVMSKEQLASQVFGLDEEASPDAIEIYIHRLRKKLEGNAVRIVTFRGLGYLLESPDA, encoded by the coding sequence GTGCGAATCCTGCTGGTCGAAGACCATCCCCAGCTGGCTGAAAGCGTTGCCCAGGTACTCAAGAGCGCGGGCTGGACGGTGGACGTGCTGCATGACGGCGTGGCCGCCGATCTGGCCCTGGCCAGCGAGGACTACGCCCTGGCGGTGCTGGACGTGGGCCTGCCGCGCCTGGACGGCTTCGAGGTGCTGGCGCGCCTGCGCGGCCGTGGCAAGACCTTGCCGGTGCTGATGCTCACCGCCCGAGGCGAGGTGAAGGACCGGGTCCATGGCCTCAACCTCGGCGCGGACGACTACCTGGCCAAGCCTTTCGAGCTGACCGAGCTGGAAGCGCGCGTCAAGGCGCTGCTGCGCCGCAGCGTGCTCGGCGGCGAACAGCAGCAGCGCTGCGGGGCGCTGGTCTATGACCTGGGCACCCGGCGCTTCAGCCTGGACGGGGACATCCTCAGCCTGACGTCCCGCGAGCAGTCCGTGCTGGAGGCCCTGATCGCCCGGCCGGGCAGGGTGATGAGCAAGGAGCAACTGGCTTCCCAGGTGTTCGGCCTGGACGAGGAGGCCAGCCCCGACGCCATCGAGATCTACATTCATCGCCTGCGCAAGAAGCTGGAGGGCAACGCGGTGCGCATCGTCACCTTCCGTGGCCTGGGCTACTTGCTGGAGAGCCCGGATGCGTGA
- a CDS encoding HDOD domain-containing protein, with translation MSKLADKVQQELIQAIESDELVLPTLPEVALKVRETAEDPNASIQDLAKVIGNDAALTARIIKVVNSPLLRTNKEITDLQMAISRLGINYTSNLATGLAMEQMFQATTDVVDRKMREVWNKSTEIAGICHVLCRHYTRLMPDQATLAGLVHQIGVLPILTYAEEHNELLADSISLNHVIERIHPLIGDRILRAWEFPEPIAAVPSQHLDFNRNSARVDYVDIVQVATLQSYLGSEHPYTQLDWSQVPAFGKLGLDPNVDMQADEDLSAAMEAAMGMLQ, from the coding sequence ATGAGCAAGCTAGCCGACAAAGTCCAACAGGAACTCATCCAGGCCATCGAAAGCGATGAACTGGTGCTGCCAACCCTGCCGGAAGTCGCACTGAAGGTGCGCGAAACCGCCGAAGACCCGAATGCCAGCATCCAGGATCTGGCCAAGGTGATCGGCAACGACGCCGCGCTGACCGCCCGCATCATCAAGGTGGTGAACAGCCCGCTGCTGCGCACCAACAAGGAAATCACCGACCTGCAGATGGCCATCAGCCGACTGGGCATCAACTACACCAGCAACCTGGCCACGGGCCTGGCCATGGAGCAGATGTTCCAGGCCACCACGGACGTGGTCGACCGCAAGATGCGCGAGGTCTGGAACAAAAGCACCGAAATCGCCGGCATCTGCCACGTGCTGTGTCGCCACTACACCCGCCTGATGCCCGACCAGGCCACCCTGGCCGGCCTGGTGCACCAGATTGGCGTGCTGCCGATCCTCACCTACGCCGAAGAACACAACGAACTGCTGGCCGACTCCATCAGCCTGAACCACGTGATCGAGCGCATTCACCCGCTGATCGGCGACCGCATCCTGCGTGCCTGGGAATTCCCCGAGCCGATCGCCGCCGTCCCCAGCCAGCACCTGGACTTCAACCGCAACTCGGCACGCGTCGACTATGTCGACATCGTCCAGGTCGCAACCCTGCAAAGCTACCTCGGCAGCGAGCACCCCTACACCCAGCTGGACTGGAGCCAGGTGCCCGCCTTCGGCAAGCTCGGCCTCGACCCCAACGTCGACATGCAGGCCGACGAGGACCTCTCCGCCGCCATGGAAGCGGCCATGGGCATGCTGCAGTAA
- a CDS encoding AbrB family transcriptional regulator: protein MPRWLLTPLVGVIGGWLASLVGWPLPWMVGSLLAVIAVRCLADVPLAEVPGGRKCGQWIVGIGIGLHFTPAVIEQVLANSAIILVGAVATALSSVIGISLMLRSGEDRATAFFASMPGGASEMVNLGQRNGAVLSRVAAGQSLRLLLVVLSVPALFQLFVGLPALPHQAAPVDWGWLALLLGGGALLAMLMQRFHQPNPWLIGPLLVSAALAIGFDLQLGLPHGASQLGQWLIGSALGCHFDRAFFRRAPSFIARTLLATSLGMAFAAVAAELLGWLDGLDHRSLMLGMMPGGIAELSLTAEALQLSVPLVTALQVLRLLLVLFLAEPLFRRWQQSRTHA, encoded by the coding sequence ATGCCTAGGTGGCTGCTGACGCCGCTGGTGGGCGTCATCGGTGGCTGGCTGGCCAGCCTGGTGGGCTGGCCGCTGCCCTGGATGGTCGGCTCGCTGCTGGCGGTAATCGCCGTGCGCTGCCTCGCCGATGTCCCCCTGGCCGAAGTACCGGGGGGGCGCAAGTGCGGACAATGGATCGTCGGCATCGGCATCGGCCTGCACTTCACCCCGGCGGTGATCGAGCAGGTCCTGGCCAACAGCGCCATCATCCTGGTCGGCGCCGTGGCCACCGCCCTCTCCAGCGTCATCGGCATCAGCCTGATGCTGCGCAGCGGCGAAGACCGCGCCACTGCCTTCTTCGCCAGCATGCCGGGCGGCGCCAGCGAGATGGTCAACCTCGGCCAGCGCAACGGCGCGGTGCTCAGCCGCGTCGCCGCCGGACAGAGCCTGCGGCTGCTGCTGGTGGTCCTCAGCGTGCCGGCACTGTTCCAACTGTTCGTCGGCCTGCCCGCCCTGCCGCACCAGGCGGCGCCGGTGGACTGGGGCTGGCTGGCCCTGCTGCTGGGCGGCGGCGCCCTGCTGGCGATGCTGATGCAGCGCTTCCACCAGCCCAACCCCTGGCTGATCGGCCCGCTGCTGGTCAGCGCCGCCCTGGCCATCGGCTTCGACCTGCAACTGGGCCTGCCGCACGGCGCCAGCCAGCTCGGCCAATGGCTGATCGGCAGCGCCCTGGGCTGCCATTTCGACCGCGCCTTCTTCCGCCGTGCCCCCAGCTTCATCGCCCGCACCCTGCTCGCCACCTCCCTGGGCATGGCCTTCGCCGCCGTGGCCGCCGAGCTGCTCGGCTGGCTGGACGGCCTCGACCACCGCTCGCTGATGCTCGGCATGATGCCCGGCGGCATCGCCGAACTCAGCCTCACGGCCGAAGCGCTGCAGCTCT